Proteins from one Mesoplodon densirostris isolate mMesDen1 chromosome 1, mMesDen1 primary haplotype, whole genome shotgun sequence genomic window:
- the LOC132487962 gene encoding histone-lysine N-methyltransferase NSD3-like, which yields MDFSFSFMQGIMGNTIQQPPQLIDSANIRQEDAFDNNSDIVEDGGQTPYEATLQQGFQYPPTTEDLPPLTNGYLSSISMYETQTKYQSYNLYPSGSANGFGAVRNFSPTDYYHSEIPNTRQHEILEKPSPPQPPPPPVIPKKTGSPEIKLKITKTIQNGRELFESSLCGDLLNEIQASEHTKSKHESRKEKRKKSNKHDSSGSEERKSHKIPKLEPEEQNSYRDP from the coding sequence atggatttctctttctctttcatgcaAGGGATCATGGGAAATACAATTCAGCAACCACCTCAACTCATTGACTCTGCCAACATCCGTCAGGAGGATGCCTTTGATAACAACAGTGACATTGTTGAAGATGGTGGGCAGACACCATACGAAGCTACCTTGCAGCAAGGCTTTCAGTACCCACCTACAACAGAAGATCTTCCTCCACTCACGAATGGCTACCTATCATCAATCAGCATGTACGAAACTCAAACCAAATACCAGTCCTATAACCTGTATCCCAGTGGGTCGGCCAATGGCTTTGGTGCAGTTAGAAACTTTAGCCCCACTGACTATTACCATTCAGAAATTCCAAACACAAGACAACATGAAATTCTGGAAAAACCTTCTCCTCCACAGCCACCACCTCCTCCTGTGATTCCAAAGAAGACTGGCTCACctgaaattaaactaaaaataaccAAAACTATCCAGAATGGCAGGGAATTGTTTGAGTCTTCCCTTTGTGGAGACCTTTTAAATGAAATACAGGCAAGTGAGCACACAAAGTCAAAGCatgaaagcagaaaagaaaagaggaaaaaaagcaacaagCATGATTCATCTGGATCTGAAGAGCGCAAGTCACACAAAATCCCCAAGTTAGAACCAGAGGAACAAAATAGTTACAGAGATCCCTAA